Proteins encoded within one genomic window of Aspergillus nidulans FGSC A4 chromosome VII:
- a CDS encoding uncharacterized protein (transcript_id=CADANIAT00008157): protein MPSIVRFGRPKKSSKPETENANSTPHVSATPNSFRAPRISLPHVDAELNMAQHNGLFEVDPPERQKGTEAAETIMDSTSPPPSYISNASANPMNGDATGAEWSSAVGHAATGKSGRVIHNLQEDIARLTRECSVYRSRAEETQRMNEAFKTQVQNMTDRLRNLEHSNEMNLHSLSRKEKKIEELRAELKGERDRRQQADDEKARFRQLMDEAQDGFHQKCAELQEIAHHAQTQYDVLVKSGQRERADQQRRLKNIRDEFIALREAHNQTNSQLSQLDAIMAQKDQEIERGRANFDALFKEYEAYKRAHDEEVRDLIKQTRQGEAKFNATLASLKETESQMKWVVQVKREVKDAE from the exons ATGCCGAGCATAGTTCGATTTGGTCGGCCCAAGAAGTCATCTAAACCAGAGACTGAGAATGCTAACTCCACTCCCCATGTATCAGCTACACCGAATTCGTTCCGAGCTCCTCGTATCAGTTTGCCCCATGTCGATGCAGAGCTGAACATGGCACAGCACAATGGGTTGTTTGAGGTCGACCCTCCCGAGCGACAAAAAGGCACGGAGGCCGCAGAGACCATAATGG ATAGCACAAGTCCGCCTCCGAGCTACATCAGTAATGCGTCAGCAAACCCCATGAACGGCGATGCAACTGGAGCAGAATGGTCCTCCGCCGTTGGTCACGCAGCTACGGGCAAGTCCGGTCGTGTCATACACAATTTACAAGAGGATATCGCGCGGTTGACTCGCGAATGCAGCGTTTACCGGTCTCGCGCAGAGGAAACGCAGCGGATGAACGAAGCCTTCAAAACTCAAGTACAAAACATGACCGATCGTCTCCGGAACCTTGAACACTCGAACGAAATGAACCTACATTCACTCTCgcggaaagaaaaaaagatTGAGGAACTGCGCGCTGAGCTGAAGGGCGAACGGGACAGGCGGCAGCAAGCGGATGACGAGAAAGCCAGATTCCGCCAATTGATGGATGAAGCGCAGGACGGTTTCCATCAAAAATGTGCTGAACTTCAAGAAATCGCTCATCATGCCCAAACTCAGTACGATGTGCTCGTGAAATCAGGGCAGCGCGAACGGGCGGACCAACAACGGAGGCTGAAAAATATACGAGACGAATTCATTGCATTGAGGGAAGCGCACAATCAAACAAATTCACAATTAAGTCAGTTGGACGCCATCATGGCTCAGAAAGATCAAGAGATTGAACGCGGACGCGCCAACTTTGACGCTCTATTTAAGGAGTACGAGGCCTACAAGCGAGCGCATGACGAAGAGGTGCGAGACTTAATAAAACAAACCCGGCAAGGCGAGGCGAAGTTCAACGCTACACTTGCGTCTTTGAAGGAAACCGAAAGCCAGATGAAATGGGTTGTACAGGTTAAACGCGAGGTCAAGGACGCCGAATGA
- a CDS encoding GPI anchored serine-threonine rich family protein (transcript_id=CADANIAT00008158) has translation MHPLRPLLATWACLAQVSFAAVSFTKWPTTIHTGKPATVYWKGDSDTPVTITLRQGPAGNLRTLKVLTHDAQGGSFTWVPDESLAPGSDYALQIEQDGSINYSGLVTLVDQSGKKPQPSASKHTPVSSPLGGARTSVQKGNNGYIPTLNSSSARVNMTSGKSTAHKTSNDGVTFRYISAEMILAAMAAVVYFAA, from the exons ATGCATCCCCTCAGGCCTCTTCTCGCAACCTGGGCGTGTTTAGCCCAGGTCAGTTTCGCAGCAGTATCATTCACAAAGTGGCCAACGACCATTCATACCGGAAAGCCAGCCACTGTTTATTGGAAGGGTGATTCGGATACT CCTGTCACGATTACACTGCGACAAGGGCCCGCCGGCAACCTTAGAACTCTCAAAGTCCTCACGCATGACGCACAGGGAGGCTCCTTCACATGGGTTCCCGACGAGTCCCTCGCCCCCGGCTCAGACTATGCCTTGCAGATTGAACAGGATGGCAGCATTAACTACTCTGGCCTTGTGACTCTCGTTGACCAATCTGGGAAAAAGCCACAACCATCAGCTTCCAAACACACACCTGTTTCCTCTCCGCTCGGCGGTGCGAGAACTAGTGTCCAGAAAGGTAACAATGGCTATATTCCTACTCTGAATAGTTCGTCTGCCCGGGTCAACATGACGTCGGGTAAAAGCACAGCACACAAAACATCCAACGACGGCGTTACCTTCCGATACATTTCTGCAGAGATGATCCtggcagccatggctgctgtcGTTTATTTTGCCGCTTAA
- a CDS encoding uncharacterized protein (transcript_id=CADANIAT00008159), with the protein MSYGVERKGFEMELMCVSYGVQRVTSQSGLYHLQEEPEMAGTPLVSLKHGEADVTSAFGSIPKPTAKSQCVFSL; encoded by the exons ATGTCATACGGTGTTGAAAGAAAAGGGTTCGAGATGGAGTTAATGTGTGTATCGTACGGA GTGCAACGAGTGACTTCTCAAAGCGGATTATATCATTT GCAAGAGGAGCCGGAAATGGCCGGAACCCCGTTGGTGTCTCTCAAACATGGTGAGGCCGATGTCACTTCCGCATTCGGCAGTATTCCCAAACCCACAGCGAAGAGCCAGTGTGTTTTTAGTCTGTGA
- the noc4 gene encoding ribosome biosynthesis protein NOC4 (transcript_id=CADANIAT00008160), producing the protein MPAIIDNSIASKKRKGSKESGVPSSKRRAVAENASAESMAKIQQLEDQISESRKNYNNIATLLSMLSEDGTSVKPNLAVAVSLCRVFSRLIAGGNLTVGERAPENEKIVVAWLKERCREYQRLLESFMRESDASSQITALTLAMRLLNERATHIPGDDTQAWTSGLFRNIFEAVVEAKDGQALRSEFLEKFLKPYEDVTYYTFMQVGEYASTPRSTEILETLVTILSTCDTVPGPEHKFSNFYSKVSNKNKKLVSVNSYKKRAQDAWLSILRNDLSQPLRKTLLRIMVHHIEPWFNRPEYLMDFLTDSYNVGGATSLLALSGLFYLIQEKNLDYPQFYPKLYSLLDADLLHSKHRSRFFRLLNTFLASTHLPATLVASFIKRLSRLALNAPPAAVVAIVPFIYNLFKNHPTCTFMLHRVIRDKEFQAELEAEGMDDPFDPEESDPDQTGAIESSLWEIESLQSHYHPNVASIARIISEQFTKHSYNLEDFLDYTYQGMLQAELGTGEKPLKKIPVVEYQIPKRIFTDHHKHNATLMLQYHATHSLMRKQAGVTDCDPPCFHQSSEIRKFLDIE; encoded by the exons ATGCCTGCAATTATCGATAACTCAATTGCCTCCAAGAAGCGAAAGGGCTCCAAAGAAAGCGGTGTTCCGTCCTCCAAACGTCGAGCCGTTGCGGAAAATGCGAGCGCAGAGTCAATGGCCAAGATCCAGCAACTGGAAGACCAGATATCTGAGTCCAGAAAAAATTACAACAATATTGCAACGCTTCTATCTATGCTCAGCGAAGATGGAACAAGTGTGAAACCGAACCTAGCAGTCGCTGTGTCGCTGTGTCGAGTTTTCAGCAGATTAATCGCCGGTGGAAATTTGACAGTAGGGGAGCGCGCCCCAGAGAATGAGAAAATCGTCGTGGCCTGGCTGAAAGAGCGCTGCCGGGAATACCAGCGGTTGCTGGAGTCATTCATGCGTGAAAGTGATGCCTCGTCTCAG ATAACTGCCCTAACCTTAGCCATGCGCCTCCTCAACGAACGTGCTACGCATATACCAGGTGACGATACTCAAGCGTGGACATCAGGACTCTTCCGCAACATCTTTGAAGCCGTAGTAGAGGCGAAAGATGGGCAGGCTTTGCGGTCTGAGTTTCTCGAGAAGTTCTTGAAACCATACGAGGACGTGACATACTATACATTCATGCAAGTTGG TGAATACGCGTCAACTCCTCGCAGCACCGAGATTCTGGAAACCCTCGTTACAATTCTCTCAACCTGCGACACCGTCCCGGGCCCCGAGCACAAATTCTCAAACTTCTACAGCAAAGTGAGCAATAAAAACAAGAAGCTCGTCTCCGTAAATTCATACAAAAAGCGTGCACAAGATGCCTGGctctccatcctccgcaaCGATCTCTCCCAACCGCTCCGCAAAACCCTTCTTCGCATCATGGTTCACCACATCGAGCCCTGGTTCAACCGCCCAGAATACCTGATGGACTTCCTCACAGACTCTTATAACGTCGGCGGCGCTACCTCACTGCTCGCCCTATCCGGCCTCTTCTACCTCATCCAGGAGAAAAACCTTGACTACCCGCAATTCTACCCAAAGCTCTACTCCCTCCTCGACGCCGACCTCCTCCATTCCAAACACCGTTCtcgcttcttccgcctcctAAATACCTTCCTTGCGTCTACCCATCTTCCTGCAACGCTTGTCGCCAGTTTCATCAAGCGGCTTTCCAGACTAGCGCTCAATGCACCACCAGCGGCCGTCGTTGCCATTGTCCCTTTTATCTATAACCTCTTTAAAAATCACCCCACTTGTACATTCATGCTTCACCGCGTTATTCGAGACAAAGAGTTCCAGGCCGAGctggaagcagaaggcatGGATGACCCTTTTGACCCCGAGGAGTCTGACCCAGATCAGACCGGCGCGATCGAAAGTAGCTTGTGGGAGATTGAGAGCTTGCAATCTCATTATCATCCGAACGTAGCTTCTATCGCGCGGATCATATCTGAGCAGTTCACGAAGCATAGTTACAATCTGGAGGATTTCTTAGATTATACCTATCAAGGTATGTTGCAGGCGGAATTGGGTACGGGGGAGAAgccgctgaagaagattcCTGTTGTGGAGTATCAAATACCAAAGCGGATATTTACTGATC ATCACAAACACAATGCCACCTTGATGCTTCAGTACCACGCTACACACTCTCTCATGCGGAAGCAGGCCGGAGTGACCGACTGTGATCCTCCCTGTTTCCATCAATCGTCCGAAATCCGTAAATTCTTGGACATTGAGTAG
- the atp4 gene encoding F1F0 ATP synthase subunit 4 (transcript_id=CADANIAT00008161) yields MASRLAKSAIGVTRLRPTLASRNVAAVTLSATRAASNVPTEDPKQKAQSILDSLPGNSLVSKTAILSATAGLSIAAISNELYVMNEETVAAFCLLSVFTAVAKYGGPAYKEWAEAQVQKHKDILNAARADHTNAVKQRMENVKELSGVVDLTKQLFEVSKETAKLEAQAYELEQRTALAAEAKQVLDSWVRYEGQVKQRQQRELAETVIGKIQKELQNPKTLQQILNQSVADVERIMSSKAQ; encoded by the exons ATGGCTTCGCGTCTTGCTAAGAGCGCCATTG GCGTCACCCGGCTGCGCCCGACCCTCGCCTCGCGCAACGTTGCTGCCGTCACCCTCTCCGCAACCCGTGCTGCTTCCAACGTGCCCACCGAAGACCCCAAGCAGAAGGCTCAGTCCATCCTTGACTCTCTTCCGGGCAACTCTCTGGTCTCCAAGACTGCCATCCTTTCCGCCACCGCCGGTCTCTCCATCGCCGCCATCAGCAATGAGCTTTATGTGATGAACGAGGAAACCGTTGCAGCCTTCTGTTTGCTCAGTGTTTTCACCGCTGTTGCCAAATACGGTGGTCCTGCATACAAGGAATGGGCTGAGGCTCAGGTCCAGAAGCACAAGGACATCCTCAACGCTGCCCGTGCCGACCACACCAACGCTGTTAAGCAGCGCATGGAGAATGTCAAGGAGCTGTCTGGTGTTGTTGACCTCACCAAGCAGCTCTTTGAGGTTTCCAAG GAAACCGCCAAGCTCGAGGCCCAGGCCTACGAGCTCGAGCAGCGCACCGCTCTTGCTGCCGAGGCCAAGCAGGTTCTTGACTCGTGGGTCCGCTACGAGGGCCAGGTcaagcagcgccagcagcgtGAGCTTGCTGAGACCGTCATTGGCAAGATCCAAAAGGAGCTCCAGAACCCCAAGACCCTCCAGCAGATCCTCAACCAGAGCGTTGCTGACGTTGAAC GCATCATGTCCTCCAAGGCTCAGTAA
- a CDS encoding tetratricopeptide repeat protein (transcript_id=CADANIAT00008162), with protein MPLRDILHKKDRLNNTSDQYATDTLDAANSVPEIRFIRSDTTTQEIIIPPNHDVDHEDRLASPRPSSSSSHRRTLNPFHRSRTPPDPQDPGSPRERRFSGFLRRGSSSSSVNLPPDLPQIAADAGDEQEREAQWEKRATVLAQQSPRYGSPSHSPAPSMGLGSENVRPRSRSSSHSRINDPQGDVNILEAIRLHEAGELEQSTSMFAQLADTTGANNALSQVLYGLALRHGWGCRPDPEKAVVYLSAAASNSASIEAQALEAGLKKGGAAKGELVLAIFELGNCFRNGWGVKKDPAAARQYFETAANLGDTDAMNEVAWCYLEGFGGKKDKFMAAKYYRLAESKGNKIVGNSCKSAHLQPLSKTGTRHLGAPAQPYHAPQPYHAPGSRTDG; from the exons ATGCCGCTGCGCGACATCCTCCATAAGAAAGACCGGTTGAATAATACCAGCGACCAATATGCGACTGACACACTAGATGCTGCGAATTCGGTGCCTGAGATAAGGTTCATTCGCTCTGACACCACTACTCAAGAAATCATCATTCCACCCAACCACGACGTCGACCATGAAGATCGTCTAGCCTCGCCGCggccttcctcttcctcctcccaccgaaGAACGTTGAACCCATTCCATCGCTCTAGAACGCCGCCCGATCCGCAAGACCCAGGGTCGCCAAGGGAGCGCCGGTTTTCTGGTTTCCTGCGGCGAggctcctcttcgtcttccgtCAATTTGCCGCCGGACCTTCCGCAGATAGCAGCCGATGCTGGTGATGAGCAAGAGCGCGAAGCACAATGGGAAAAAAGAGCGACTGTCCTTGCGCAGCAGAGCCCACGGTACGGGTCTCCGAGCCATTCGCCAGCTCCTTCCATGGGGCTTGGTTCGGAGAATGTACGACCTCGGTCTAGAAGTTCCAGTCACAGCCGAATTAATGACCCTCAAGGAGAC GTCAATATCCTAGAGGCGATCCGACTTCATGAAGCTGGGG AGTTGGAGCAGTCAACAAGCATGTTTGCACAGTTAGCGGACACAACCGGTGCGAACAATGCCCTAAGTCAGGTGCTCTATGGTCTTGCTCTAAG ACATGGCTGGGGTTGCAGACCAGACCCAGAAAAAGCGGTCGTGTACCTCTCAGCCGCGGCGTCCAATTCGGCTTCCATTGAAGCCCAAGCCCTCGAGGCAGGGCTCAAGAAAGGCGGCGCCGCTAAAGGCGAGCTTGTCCTAGCGATCTTTGAATTAGGAAACTGCTTTCGCAACGGCTGGGGTGTGAAGAAAGATCCGGCAGCCGCGCGACAGTACTTCGAGACGGCTGCTAACCTGGGCGACACGGATGCCATGAACGAAGTTGCTTGGTGCTACCTGGAAGGATTCGGAGGTAAAAAGGACAAA TTTATGGCTGCGAAATACTACCGACTGGCTGAGAGTAAAGGAAACAAGATCGTGGGAAATTCTTG TAAATCCGCCCATCTCCAACCTCTCTCCAAAACCGGCACTCGTCATCTAGGCGCCCCAGCACAGCCCTATCATGCCCCACAGCCCTATCATGCTCCCGGCTCTCGTACAGATGGGTGA